The genomic window GATCCGGAGCTCGGCTCCGCACGCCGTGGTGAGCTTTGGCACCTATGTCCTGACACTCGGCTTCACGATGGCGGTCATGGCGCTCGCTGACTGGTTGTGGCCCCGCTCGTGATTACCGGAATGGACATGATGCACCGGATGATGATGCACGGGTACGGCGTGCCCGACGCGTGGTGGGGCGGATGGGCCGTCGTGGGGACGGTCTGGATGCTCCTGCTGCTGGCGTTCTGGGTTCTCGTCCTCACCGGGCTGGCGCTGCTGGTCCGGTGGTTGTGGCGGGTGACAAGCCAACGCGCCACGTCCAGCACGCCGCTGAAGGCACGGTATGCGAAGGGAGAGATTTCACGGCAGGAGTTCGAGGCCATGAAGCAGGATCTCGCCCTATGAATTTGCTGCTGCGTGACCGCGTGACGCAAGCCCTCGGCACGCCCCGCGGCCACCCGATCTTCGCGGCCCTGTACGATCTCCTCACGCGCTCGGCGGAGAAGAAGTTCCTGGGCGCCCACCGGGCCTATCTCGCGGGCGGGACCGCCGGGCGCGTGCTGGACGTGGGCTCCGGCACCGGCGCCAACTTCGGCTATTACCCGCCGGCGGCGGAGGTCGTCGGCGTGGAGCCTGACCCGTACATGGCCAGGCGTGCGCGGGCCCGGGCGCAGAGGCTCGGAAAACCTGTCACGCTGCTGGAGGTGGGTGCCGAGCAGCTGCCGTTCCCGGATGCCTCGTTCGATGCTGCCGTTGTGACGCTGGTGCTGTGCACGATCCCGGACCCGGAACGCTCCCTGGCTGAACTCGGGCGGGTGCTGCGGCCGGGCGGCCAGCTCCGCTTCCTGGAGCACGTCCGCGCGACGACACCGGGCTGGGTACGCTTCCAGGATCTCGTGACACCGCTCTGGAAGCGGATCGGGGCAGGGTGTCACCCGAACCGGGACACGGTTGGAGCTATCGAACATTCAGGCTTCCGCATTACCGAACTGGAGCGCTACGCGTTCGGGCCCTACCCCATCAGACCCATGATCCGAGGCGTGGCGCTGCGGGCCTGACGCTTGACCCTTGAGGTCTGGACAGTCAGCGACTCGGAGGCTGTGCGAGCGCTCCTCCGCTGTTTCTCAGGGTGTGGGGTCTCCGCTTGACAGCGACGGCGTGTAGCACTACACTGCGTAGCAATATGGAGCGAACCTCCGTAGTCTTCAGGCCCCATGAGCGAGGGCTCCGAAAGGTGTTCGGCGACCTGGAGGCCGACATCATGGAACTGGTCTGGCGCCAGAGCCCGGTGACCGTGGGCGACGTCTGGCAGGCCCTTCGGAAAGAACGCGGTCTGGCCTACACGACCGTCAAGACCGTGA from Candidatus Rokuibacteriota bacterium includes these protein-coding regions:
- a CDS encoding SHOCT domain-containing protein — encoded protein: MLAFWVLVLTGLALLVRWLWRVTSQRATSSTPLKARYAKGEISRQEFEAMKQDLAL
- a CDS encoding class I SAM-dependent methyltransferase, producing MNLLLRDRVTQALGTPRGHPIFAALYDLLTRSAEKKFLGAHRAYLAGGTAGRVLDVGSGTGANFGYYPPAAEVVGVEPDPYMARRARARAQRLGKPVTLLEVGAEQLPFPDASFDAAVVTLVLCTIPDPERSLAELGRVLRPGGQLRFLEHVRATTPGWVRFQDLVTPLWKRIGAGCHPNRDTVGAIEHSGFRITELERYAFGPYPIRPMIRGVALRA